Proteins encoded together in one Labeo rohita strain BAU-BD-2019 chromosome 21, IGBB_LRoh.1.0, whole genome shotgun sequence window:
- the LOC127152661 gene encoding proteinase-activated receptor 3, with protein sequence MGKVFRVFLITLILLNATQANGKNSTKTKRNSTRIARPRFFQGHAVPVNVPPPPNRTTDPQTHILPPAVDVEVKLQSNNTANYLQGPLSNRFIPAVYIIAIIVGIPSNIAILVSVGTKVRFISSAILYCSLAASDLLLLFSLLLKAHYHLNGNHWIFGETACRITTACFYGNLYCSAFTLACISIKRYIAVVHPFLYKRLPKRSFSAWGCLTVWIVFIIALLPEILLQQSYRITDLGIITCHDVLPNNLDYYHWLVFYNLGLTCIGFFLPLVVTVASYISIIWHLNRSHRDWALYIRASTFNFVIFVLCFGPSSCLHFVHYVLLSVSFTESFYIYFSVAVCLCCLHSALDPYLFVLMSRTVGTKRYFLTRKGRALSISA encoded by the exons ATGGGGAAGGTTTTTCGTGtctttttgattactttaatTCTTCTGAACGCGACCCAGGCTAATG GAAAGAACTCCACAAAGACCAAACGCAACAGCACTAGAATCGCCCGCCCGAGGTTTTTCCAAGGACACGCCGTCCCAGTCAACGTCCCTCCTCCTCCAAACCGAACGACAGACCCCCAAACACACATCCTACCCCCTGCCGTTGATGTCGAAGTCAAGTTACAAAGCAACAACACGGCTAACTACCTCCAAGGCCCTCTGAGCAACAGGTTTATCCCAGCTGTCTACATCATAGCCATCATTGTCGGCATTCCCTCCAATATCGCCATCTTGGTCTCGGTTGGAACCAAAGTGAGGTTCATTTCATCGGCTATTTTGTACTGTAGCTTGGCAGCATCAGACTTGCTGCTGTTATTCAGCCTGTTACTGAAAGCACATTATCATCTCAACGGAAACCATTGGATATTTGGGGAAACCGCTTGCCGTATTACAACCGCCTGTTTTTATGGAAACCTTTACTGCTCCGCTTTCACACTAGCGTGCATTAGCATCAAACGCTACATAGCTGTGGTTCATCCGTTCCTTTACAAGCGCTTGCCTAAGCGCTCATTTAGCGCATGGGGTTGCTTAACCGTCTGGATTGTATTTATTATCGCACTTTTGCCGGAAATCCTACTGCAACAAAGCTACCGCATCACAGATCTCGGAATAATCACATGCCACGATGTTCTTCCTAATAATTTAGATTACTACCATTGGCTAGTCTTTTATAATTTAGGCTTAACCTGTATAGGTTTTTTCCTGCCTCTAGTGGTGACAGTCGCAAGTTACATCTCAATTATCTGGCACCTGAACCGTTCACACCGAGACTGGGCTCTTTATATCAGAGCTAGCAcgtttaattttgttattttcgtTTTGTGCTTCGGCCCGAGCAGCTGCCTTCATTTCGTGCATTACGTTCTGCTGTCTGTCAGCTTTACAGagagtttttacatttattttagcgTGGCCGTGTGTCTGTGTTGCCTGCATAGTGCTCTAGATCCCTATCTGTTCGTGCTCATGTCCAGGACTGTCGGAACCAAACGGTACTTCCTGACGCGCAAAGGACGCGCACTTAGCATCTCGGCGTAA